Proteins from a genomic interval of Gordonia sp. SL306:
- a CDS encoding FAD-binding oxidoreductase — translation MKIHADSPSTDETALPVVHLRRPRWGDPETPGELPAAAAALVGADGSERRGVAPDDVVLDDPAIPPAARSALVDVLGEANVTDDHRARIDHTRGYSTPDILALRGGDACDAPDLVVSPGSHDDVLRILEICAVHHVAVVPFTGGTSVVGGLAPDRTGFAGVVSVDLARLDGLVEIDEISRTATLQAGLRGVRAEELLRAKGYTIGHFPQSYAGAGIGGYAATRSAGQSSAGYGRFDEIVEGLTLATPRGTMTVGTAPKSAAGPDLRQLVLGSEGAFGIITEVTVRVRPAPAHRVFEGWRFDDFDSGATALRALAQDGPMPTVLRLSDETETAINLADPDGAGADADATAQGGCLVVVGYEGQRQEAEARRNAAGRVLEQAGGVGLGTGPGEAWRTGRFRAPYLRDPLLDAGVLVETLETVTYWSRLTDLKAAVTAALTDALTEAGTPPLVMCHISHVYPAGASLYFTVVCPQADDPIAQWSAAKIAANDAIGATGASITHHHAVGRDHRAAYHDEIGELALASLRAVKQTLDPEGVCNPGILL, via the coding sequence ATGAAGATCCACGCCGATTCACCGAGCACCGACGAGACCGCCCTGCCGGTCGTCCATCTGCGCAGGCCACGGTGGGGTGACCCGGAAACGCCCGGCGAATTGCCTGCGGCCGCGGCAGCGCTGGTCGGCGCCGACGGCAGCGAGCGGAGGGGAGTGGCCCCCGACGACGTCGTGCTCGACGACCCGGCGATCCCGCCCGCCGCGCGGTCGGCCCTCGTCGACGTACTGGGCGAGGCGAACGTGACCGACGATCACCGGGCGCGCATCGACCACACCCGTGGCTACTCGACTCCTGACATCCTGGCGCTGCGCGGTGGCGACGCCTGCGATGCACCCGACCTCGTCGTCAGCCCGGGATCGCACGACGACGTACTCCGCATCCTCGAGATCTGTGCGGTCCATCACGTCGCCGTGGTGCCGTTCACCGGCGGCACATCGGTGGTCGGTGGACTCGCACCGGATCGCACCGGGTTCGCGGGCGTCGTCAGTGTGGACCTCGCCCGGCTCGACGGTCTGGTCGAGATCGACGAGATCTCTCGCACCGCGACGCTGCAGGCAGGTCTGCGCGGGGTCCGTGCGGAGGAGTTGTTGCGCGCCAAGGGATACACGATCGGTCACTTCCCGCAGTCGTACGCCGGTGCCGGGATCGGTGGCTACGCGGCGACCCGGTCGGCCGGTCAGTCCTCGGCCGGATACGGTCGATTCGACGAGATCGTCGAGGGGCTGACACTGGCCACACCACGCGGGACCATGACGGTCGGCACGGCCCCGAAATCGGCGGCCGGGCCGGATCTGCGCCAACTCGTCCTCGGCTCCGAGGGGGCGTTCGGCATCATCACCGAGGTCACCGTGCGCGTCCGTCCGGCTCCCGCGCACCGGGTGTTCGAGGGTTGGCGGTTCGACGACTTCGACTCGGGTGCCACCGCCCTGCGCGCGCTCGCACAGGACGGGCCGATGCCCACCGTGCTTCGGCTGTCCGACGAGACGGAGACCGCGATCAACCTCGCCGACCCGGATGGTGCAGGCGCCGATGCCGATGCGACCGCGCAGGGTGGCTGCCTGGTGGTGGTCGGATACGAGGGGCAGCGGCAAGAGGCCGAGGCTCGGCGAAATGCGGCCGGGCGGGTTCTCGAACAGGCCGGCGGCGTGGGCCTGGGCACCGGCCCGGGGGAGGCGTGGCGCACCGGCCGTTTCCGGGCCCCCTACCTGCGCGATCCGCTCCTCGACGCCGGCGTCCTGGTGGAGACCCTCGAGACTGTCACCTACTGGTCGCGACTGACCGACCTCAAGGCCGCCGTCACCGCGGCGCTCACCGACGCCCTCACCGAGGCGGGTACTCCGCCGCTGGTGATGTGCCACATCAGCCATGTCTATCCGGCCGGGGCATCGCTGTATTTCACGGTGGTCTGCCCGCAGGCCGACGACCCCATCGCCCAGTGGTCGGCCGCGAAGATCGCGGCCAACGATGCGATCGGGGCCACCGGTGCGAGCATCACCCATCATCACGCGGTGGGTCGCGACCATCGTGCTGCCTACCACGACGAGATCGGTGAGCTCGCGCTCGCGTCGCTGCGTGCGGTCAAGCAGACGCTCGATCCGGAGGGTGTCTGCAATCCCGGCATCCTGCTCTGA
- a CDS encoding NAD(P)H-dependent oxidoreductase, whose amino-acid sequence MRTLVVLDHPYTLTSSADVEHQRSFSAAVADAAIRGARSAGHEVDVIDLAADGFNPAMTADDLRAWRLQQVADPVVAGYQRRVLAANHLAFVFPIWWEAMPAATKGFLDKVLTKGIAYEEIEGARGNPFRNLMTELRGVSVQTVMTTPHPVYRWWFGDPVTKIMFRGTFGKIGVKNLRWHNYANVTAAGNERRAALLTSTEQRFAQLA is encoded by the coding sequence ATGCGCACTCTCGTCGTCCTGGATCACCCGTACACGCTCACGTCCTCGGCCGACGTCGAGCACCAGCGCAGTTTCTCCGCCGCCGTCGCCGACGCGGCCATCCGAGGCGCCCGCTCCGCCGGCCATGAGGTCGACGTCATCGACCTCGCCGCGGACGGTTTCAACCCGGCGATGACCGCCGACGACCTGCGAGCGTGGCGCCTGCAGCAGGTCGCCGACCCGGTGGTGGCCGGTTACCAACGGCGTGTGCTGGCCGCGAATCACCTGGCGTTCGTCTTCCCGATCTGGTGGGAGGCGATGCCCGCGGCGACGAAAGGGTTCCTCGACAAGGTCCTCACCAAGGGCATCGCCTACGAGGAGATCGAGGGTGCGCGAGGCAATCCGTTTCGCAACCTGATGACCGAGTTGCGGGGCGTGTCGGTACAGACCGTGATGACCACCCCGCATCCCGTCTACCGCTGGTGGTTCGGCGACCCGGTCACCAAGATCATGTTCCGCGGGACCTTCGGCAAGATCGGCGTGAAGAACCTGCGCTGGCACAACTACGCCAATGTCACCGCCGCCGGGAACGAGCGTCGCGCAGCCCTGCTGACGTCGACGGAACAGCGTTTCGCGCAACTCGCGTGA
- a CDS encoding DMT family transporter: MLTRTSDPIYRSAIAATVTVVLWASAFVVIRDLGPIFSPGSMAFLRLLFGVVALTVVLVVARRRPASRARTGPRWPRGRALRLVIAYGVAWFGAYSVVLNWAEQHLDAGTAALLVNLAPIIVAVYAGFFLGEGFSRTLVIGIVISFSGVVLITVGGDGAHADWLGLALGVVTAVLYAAGVLLQKVALRDVDAVTATWLGAVAGLVATLPFAPTAMRELAAADPGQVGAIVYLGVGPTAIAFTTWAYALARTDAGKLAATTLAVPAIVILMSWWFLGELPPAIRIVGGVLCLAGVAIGRGLLRSRPRTSDDEVPTPARTG; encoded by the coding sequence ATGCTGACGCGCACCTCCGATCCGATCTATCGGTCGGCAATCGCCGCAACCGTCACAGTAGTGCTGTGGGCATCGGCCTTCGTGGTGATCCGCGACCTCGGGCCGATCTTCTCGCCGGGCTCGATGGCGTTCCTCCGTCTGCTGTTCGGTGTCGTGGCGCTGACCGTCGTGCTCGTCGTCGCGCGACGTCGGCCTGCGAGTCGGGCCCGGACCGGGCCCCGATGGCCGCGCGGCCGGGCCCTGCGCCTCGTCATCGCCTACGGTGTCGCGTGGTTCGGCGCCTACAGCGTGGTGCTGAACTGGGCCGAGCAACACCTCGACGCCGGCACCGCCGCCCTCCTCGTCAACCTCGCGCCGATCATCGTGGCCGTGTACGCCGGGTTCTTCCTCGGGGAGGGATTCTCGCGGACGTTGGTGATCGGAATCGTCATCTCGTTCAGCGGGGTCGTGCTGATCACCGTCGGCGGCGACGGTGCCCATGCCGACTGGCTCGGACTGGCGCTGGGGGTCGTCACCGCCGTCCTATACGCCGCCGGTGTCCTGCTGCAGAAGGTGGCCCTGCGCGACGTCGACGCCGTCACCGCCACCTGGCTGGGGGCGGTGGCCGGTCTGGTCGCCACGCTGCCCTTCGCGCCGACCGCGATGCGAGAGCTGGCCGCGGCCGATCCCGGGCAGGTCGGGGCGATCGTCTACCTCGGCGTCGGCCCGACGGCGATCGCTTTCACCACCTGGGCCTACGCGTTGGCGCGCACCGACGCGGGCAAGCTCGCGGCAACGACACTCGCGGTGCCGGCGATCGTCATCCTGATGTCGTGGTGGTTCCTCGGCGAACTCCCGCCCGCCATCCGGATCGTCGGCGGGGTCCTGTGTCTGGCCGGGGTGGCCATCGGCCGGGGGCTCCTGCGTTCACGCCCGCGGACCTCCGACGACGAGGTGCCGACACCTGCCCGAACGGGCTAG
- the fgd gene encoding glucose-6-phosphate dehydrogenase (coenzyme-F420), producing MAAELKLGFKASAEQFDPRELVEIAVAAEEHGMDSVAVSDHFQPWRHNGGHAPFSLAWMAAVGERTKRVQIGTSVMTPTFRYNPAVIAQAFASMGCMYPGRIMLGVGTGEALNEYATGFQGEWPEFKERFARLRESIKLMRELWTGEEINFDGEYYKTQGAYMYDVPEKPIPVYVAAGGPVVARYAGRAGDGFICTSGKGADLYQEKLIPAVKEGAEKAERDFDAIDRMIEIKISYDPNPELALENTRFWAPLSLTAEQKHSVNSSTEMERLADELPIEQVAKRWIVASDPDEAVEKVKFYTDCGLNHLVFHAPGHDQRRFLENFEKDLAPRLRKLSA from the coding sequence GTGGCAGCAGAACTCAAGCTCGGTTTCAAGGCGTCGGCGGAGCAGTTCGATCCGCGTGAGCTGGTGGAGATCGCGGTGGCCGCCGAGGAGCACGGCATGGACTCGGTCGCGGTCAGCGACCATTTCCAGCCGTGGCGGCACAACGGCGGGCACGCCCCGTTCTCGCTGGCCTGGATGGCAGCGGTGGGGGAGCGGACCAAGCGGGTGCAGATCGGGACGTCGGTGATGACCCCGACGTTCCGCTACAACCCGGCGGTGATCGCGCAGGCCTTCGCGTCGATGGGGTGCATGTATCCGGGACGCATCATGCTGGGCGTCGGCACGGGCGAGGCCCTCAACGAGTACGCGACCGGCTTCCAGGGCGAATGGCCCGAATTCAAGGAGCGCTTCGCCCGGCTGCGTGAGTCGATCAAGCTCATGCGCGAACTGTGGACCGGCGAGGAGATCAACTTCGACGGCGAGTACTACAAGACCCAGGGCGCGTACATGTACGACGTGCCCGAGAAGCCGATCCCGGTCTACGTCGCTGCGGGTGGACCGGTGGTGGCACGCTACGCCGGACGCGCGGGAGACGGTTTCATCTGCACCTCGGGCAAGGGAGCCGATCTCTATCAGGAGAAGCTGATCCCTGCGGTCAAGGAGGGTGCGGAGAAGGCCGAGCGCGACTTCGACGCCATCGATCGGATGATCGAGATCAAGATCTCCTACGATCCGAATCCCGAACTGGCACTGGAGAACACCCGGTTCTGGGCGCCGCTGTCGCTGACCGCCGAGCAGAAGCACAGCGTGAACTCGTCAACCGAGATGGAACGACTGGCCGACGAACTGCCCATCGAGCAGGTGGCCAAACGGTGGATCGTCGCGTCCGATCCCGACGAGGCGGTGGAGAAGGTGAAGTTCTACACCGATTGCGGACTCAACCACCTGGTGTTCCATGCGCCCGGCCACGATCAGCGTCGCTTCCTGGAGAACTTCGAGAAGGACCTCGCGCCCCGGCTGCGCAAGCTGTCGGCCTGA
- the pta gene encoding phosphate acetyltransferase — MGADTGTSNSIYIASAEGDTGKSTIALGLLALLSATGGRVGVFRPISRAAAGERDYILDLLIDHASVDLPYEDCIGVTYEQVHADPEGAIGEIVARFHAVEARCDTVLVIGSDYTDVGNPSELSFNARIAANLSAPIILAIKATGRSASELHGLADLLLTEISAVHATTAAIVVNRCEPELMVVIGKEVEKTGTPTWCLPEAPVLFAPTMAELKDALGAEMYSGDEELLDREALKVMVGGMTVEHILERLTDGTVVITPADRSDVLLALVNANTAQGFPRLSGIILNGGLRPHPMIQALVSGLRPTLPIISCAQGTYETARTAAHTRGRVAVGSARKIEAALALMEEHIAPEAVMKVLDVRTPSVVTPQMFEYSLVAQARSERKHIVLPEGEEDRILRAAGRLLRRGVARLTLLGDEDVVRTRAQELALDIDGVDVIDPATSDRLDEFAALYTDLRKHKGMDLERAVETMRDVSYFGTMMVHTGLADGMVSGAVHTTAHTIRPSFEIIKTSPGVSTVSSVFFMCLADQVLAYGDCAVVPDPTAEQLADIAISSAQTAEQFGIDARVAMLSYSTGQSGSGADVDKVRVATDLVRERSPEILVEGPIQYDAAVEPSVAATKMPDSPVAGKATVLIFPDLNTGNNTYKAVQRSANAIAIGPVLQGLNKPINDLSRGALVSDIVNTVAITAIQAQQAPTSGEER; from the coding sequence ATGGGTGCAGACACCGGCACGTCGAACAGCATCTACATCGCGTCCGCGGAGGGCGACACGGGCAAGTCCACGATCGCGCTTGGCCTGCTGGCCCTGCTGTCGGCGACCGGCGGGCGCGTCGGGGTCTTCCGCCCCATCTCGCGGGCTGCCGCGGGCGAACGCGATTACATCCTCGACCTCCTGATCGACCATGCCTCGGTCGATCTGCCGTACGAGGACTGCATCGGCGTGACCTACGAACAGGTTCACGCGGATCCGGAAGGCGCCATCGGTGAGATCGTCGCGCGCTTCCACGCCGTCGAGGCCCGCTGTGACACGGTCCTGGTGATCGGGTCGGACTACACCGACGTCGGCAACCCCTCCGAGCTGAGCTTCAACGCGCGCATCGCGGCCAACCTGTCGGCGCCGATCATCCTGGCCATCAAGGCAACCGGGCGGAGCGCGTCCGAACTCCACGGGCTCGCAGATCTGCTCCTCACCGAGATCTCGGCAGTGCACGCCACCACCGCCGCCATCGTCGTCAACCGGTGTGAACCGGAACTGATGGTGGTGATCGGCAAGGAGGTGGAGAAGACGGGCACGCCGACCTGGTGTCTGCCGGAGGCGCCGGTGCTGTTCGCACCGACCATGGCCGAGCTGAAGGATGCACTCGGCGCCGAGATGTACAGCGGCGACGAGGAACTCCTCGACCGCGAGGCGCTCAAGGTGATGGTCGGCGGTATGACGGTCGAGCACATCCTCGAGCGGCTGACCGACGGGACGGTGGTCATCACCCCGGCCGATCGCTCCGACGTGCTGCTCGCGCTGGTCAATGCCAATACCGCGCAAGGGTTTCCCCGGCTGTCCGGGATCATCCTCAACGGTGGTCTGCGCCCACATCCGATGATCCAGGCACTGGTGAGCGGACTGAGGCCGACCCTGCCGATCATCTCGTGTGCGCAGGGTACCTACGAGACGGCTCGAACCGCGGCCCACACCCGCGGTCGGGTGGCCGTCGGATCGGCACGCAAGATCGAGGCCGCGCTCGCATTGATGGAGGAACACATCGCCCCGGAGGCGGTGATGAAGGTCCTCGACGTCCGTACCCCGTCGGTGGTCACCCCGCAGATGTTCGAATACAGCCTGGTGGCGCAGGCCCGCTCGGAGCGCAAGCACATCGTGCTCCCCGAGGGGGAGGAGGATCGTATCCTGCGGGCGGCCGGCAGACTGCTGCGCCGCGGGGTCGCGCGGCTCACCCTGCTCGGTGACGAGGACGTCGTACGCACTCGCGCACAGGAACTCGCACTCGACATCGACGGCGTCGACGTGATCGACCCGGCCACCTCCGATCGGCTCGACGAGTTTGCCGCGCTCTACACCGACCTGCGCAAGCACAAGGGGATGGACCTCGAGCGTGCCGTCGAGACCATGCGCGACGTCTCCTATTTCGGCACGATGATGGTTCACACCGGACTCGCCGACGGGATGGTCTCCGGTGCGGTGCACACCACCGCGCACACCATCCGCCCGTCCTTCGAGATCATCAAGACCAGCCCCGGGGTGTCGACGGTGTCGAGCGTCTTCTTCATGTGCCTCGCCGATCAGGTGCTGGCCTACGGCGACTGCGCCGTGGTCCCCGACCCCACCGCCGAACAGCTGGCCGACATCGCGATCTCGTCGGCGCAGACGGCCGAGCAGTTCGGCATCGACGCCCGCGTCGCGATGCTGTCCTATTCGACGGGCCAGTCCGGCTCCGGCGCCGACGTCGACAAGGTGCGCGTCGCCACCGATCTGGTACGTGAACGGTCGCCGGAGATCTTGGTGGAAGGGCCGATTCAGTACGACGCGGCCGTCGAGCCGAGCGTCGCCGCGACCAAGATGCCGGATTCCCCGGTGGCCGGCAAGGCGACGGTGCTGATCTTCCCCGACCTCAACACCGGCAACAACACCTACAAGGCCGTGCAGCGGAGCGCGAACGCGATCGCGATCGGACCGGTCCTGCAGGGACTCAACAAACCGATCAACGATCTCTCGCGGGGGGCGCTGGTCTCCGACATCGTCAACACGGTCGCTATCACCGCCATCCAGGCCCAGCAGGCCCCGACCTCCGGGGAGGAACGATGA
- a CDS encoding LysR family transcriptional regulator → MVDPHRLRVFRAVVAEGSIGGAARALGYTSSAVSQHISALQRETGLALVERDGRGVLPTQDGLILAEESAAVFDHLARLDGIVGDLRQGRAGRLSVSYFASAGTTWIPPIVATITREFPDIRLDLRLVELAEDSPPGPDVEVYVDGAASSTLGGYECEHLVTEPYYAVVHSDSTLADAGRVTLGELATRSWVDNDIARGPCRQALLDACTAIGFTPDFGVQTQDYPTAIRFVAAGVGLTVVPELALVGLPDEVVALPIEDPTPTRAIWMRRHHRVAGSQAADRVVSLLRSAV, encoded by the coding sequence ATGGTCGATCCTCACCGTCTCCGCGTCTTCCGGGCCGTCGTCGCCGAAGGTTCGATCGGCGGCGCGGCCCGGGCACTGGGTTACACGTCGTCTGCGGTGAGCCAGCACATCTCCGCACTGCAACGGGAGACCGGCCTGGCGCTGGTGGAACGCGATGGTCGCGGCGTGCTGCCGACGCAGGACGGGCTCATCCTCGCCGAGGAATCCGCAGCCGTGTTCGACCACCTCGCACGACTCGACGGGATCGTCGGCGACCTCCGTCAGGGTCGGGCGGGGCGCCTCTCGGTGAGCTACTTCGCGTCGGCGGGGACCACCTGGATTCCCCCGATCGTCGCCACCATCACCCGGGAGTTCCCCGACATCCGACTCGACCTGCGTCTCGTCGAACTCGCGGAGGACTCCCCGCCCGGACCCGACGTCGAGGTCTACGTGGACGGCGCGGCGAGCTCGACGTTGGGCGGCTACGAGTGTGAGCACCTCGTCACCGAGCCGTACTACGCTGTGGTGCACTCGGATTCGACACTCGCCGACGCGGGCCGGGTCACCCTCGGCGAACTCGCCACGCGATCGTGGGTGGACAACGACATCGCCCGCGGGCCGTGCCGGCAGGCGCTGCTCGATGCGTGCACCGCCATCGGGTTCACCCCCGACTTCGGCGTGCAGACGCAGGATTATCCGACCGCGATCCGATTCGTCGCGGCCGGCGTCGGGCTCACCGTCGTCCCGGAGCTCGCCCTCGTCGGATTGCCCGACGAGGTGGTCGCGCTACCGATCGAAGACCCCACCCCGACCCGCGCGATCTGGATGCGGCGTCATCACCGGGTCGCGGGCAGTCAGGCGGCCGACCGCGTCGTCAGTCTGCTGCGGTCGGCCGTCTGA
- a CDS encoding TetR/AcrR family transcriptional regulator, with protein sequence MDRDRMVDVGVAVVSRFGAKALSLTSVARQAGVARATAYRMFGGKDALIAAIVEREVATLRVKLREWADSEPDAAGKVRAQILNVLPYIREHEALQYVLRNEPEEIVRALVATKDAGGPTLIHQIVAETLPDLQPEIGDQLYPNPEGAAEFLVRTIYSLMLIPDSALSDEEIADLVVRAIVR encoded by the coding sequence ATGGATCGTGACCGGATGGTGGACGTCGGGGTGGCAGTGGTGTCACGCTTCGGTGCCAAGGCGCTGAGCCTGACGTCGGTGGCCCGGCAGGCAGGCGTGGCCCGGGCGACGGCCTACCGGATGTTCGGCGGCAAGGATGCCCTCATCGCGGCGATCGTCGAGCGTGAGGTGGCCACCCTGCGCGTCAAGTTGCGTGAGTGGGCCGACTCCGAACCCGACGCGGCGGGCAAGGTGCGGGCGCAGATCCTCAACGTGCTGCCCTACATCCGCGAACACGAAGCGCTGCAGTATGTCCTGCGCAACGAGCCCGAGGAGATCGTGCGCGCCCTGGTGGCGACGAAGGACGCTGGTGGGCCGACCCTGATCCACCAGATCGTCGCGGAAACCCTCCCCGACCTCCAACCGGAGATCGGCGATCAGCTGTACCCGAACCCTGAGGGCGCGGCCGAGTTCCTCGTGCGCACCATCTATTCGTTGATGCTCATCCCGGACAGTGCTCTGTCCGACGAGGAGATCGCGGACCTCGTCGTGCGTGCGATCGTCAGGTGA
- a CDS encoding DUF222 domain-containing protein produces the protein MGSPIVRRGSRSASDALRDRLPQVAERLRDGRISAERVTSIIARTDLVDGHDCAAVVDADIAACLDLHEGAWSVERLRDMVDRIVYRHDPDAVRERRQKAVDARGVSTRPLPDGMAKFSATMSAENACLSDGSVKALAACACEHDPRTTQQRRSDATFALLTGTAFECECRREDCDAVIPEPGAVALTEPKVVIHVVVDESTLNGDADNAGYIAGHGVISDEHARDLAARPDAVIKPLVPKGTPENLDGSFTVAAHLPSDPYRPTAALDTFVRIRDGSSVIPGSEVSAFDADLDHVEEFDHDDPASGGHTLPDNLNAKDRFWHLLKTFGDWVDDQYRDRHGALRTEFITPEGLVIPGDPENLDILFPGLRRIRFKVPPGDDADPSRRSHARSSGNENRSTSRVAAKHARRRRERERNRQRREAEDETSSQPIASNARSKAAKVSMTRAMSPGEISGKRDRASSKSSSPRRTVAVPASVRAISFSRRDLGDGDTTISPAATPLSIWRLTVDFVNPSRSAIIC, from the coding sequence ATGGGTTCGCCGATTGTGCGGCGCGGATCGCGATCAGCTTCGGATGCGTTGCGGGATCGGTTGCCGCAGGTGGCCGAGCGGTTGCGGGACGGGCGGATCTCGGCGGAGCGGGTCACGTCGATCATCGCGCGCACCGATCTGGTTGACGGTCATGACTGTGCCGCCGTGGTGGATGCCGACATCGCTGCCTGCCTGGATCTGCACGAGGGTGCGTGGTCGGTGGAGCGGTTGCGCGACATGGTCGACAGGATCGTCTACCGACACGATCCTGATGCGGTGCGTGAGCGCCGGCAGAAAGCCGTGGACGCGCGGGGCGTATCCACCCGACCGTTGCCCGATGGGATGGCGAAGTTCTCGGCGACGATGTCGGCGGAGAATGCATGCCTGTCGGACGGGTCTGTGAAGGCGCTGGCCGCGTGCGCGTGTGAGCACGATCCGCGCACCACGCAGCAACGACGTTCGGATGCCACGTTCGCGCTGTTGACTGGCACTGCGTTCGAGTGTGAATGCCGACGTGAGGACTGCGACGCGGTCATCCCCGAACCGGGCGCCGTCGCGCTGACCGAGCCCAAGGTTGTCATCCACGTGGTCGTCGACGAATCCACTCTGAATGGTGACGCCGACAACGCCGGCTACATCGCCGGACACGGGGTCATATCCGACGAGCACGCCCGCGATCTGGCCGCGCGGCCCGATGCCGTGATCAAGCCGCTCGTGCCGAAAGGGACGCCGGAGAATCTGGACGGCTCGTTCACCGTGGCGGCCCATCTGCCGTCGGATCCGTACCGTCCGACGGCCGCGTTGGACACATTCGTGCGGATTCGGGACGGCTCCAGCGTCATTCCTGGGTCGGAGGTGTCCGCGTTCGACGCCGACCTCGACCACGTCGAAGAGTTCGACCACGACGATCCGGCGTCGGGTGGTCACACCCTGCCCGACAACCTCAACGCCAAAGACCGCTTCTGGCACCTGCTCAAGACCTTCGGCGACTGGGTCGACGACCAGTACCGTGACCGACACGGCGCGTTGAGGACCGAGTTCATCACCCCCGAAGGCTTGGTGATCCCGGGCGATCCGGAGAACCTGGACATCCTGTTCCCCGGGTTGCGGCGGATTCGGTTCAAAGTGCCACCCGGCGACGACGCCGACCCTTCGAGACGCTCGCACGCTCGCTCCTCAGGGAACGAGAATCGCTCCACGAGCCGGGTGGCGGCCAAACATGCCCGCCGACGCCGCGAACGCGAACGCAACCGGCAACGCCGCGAAGCGGAGGACGAGACCAGTTCTCAGCCCATAGCCTCGAACGCCCGGTCGAAGGCGGCCAAGGTGTCGATGACACGAGCCATGTCGCCTGGCGAGATCTCGGGGAAACGCGACCGCGCCTCGTCGAAGAGTTCGTCGCCGCGACGCACCGTCGCAGTACCAGCTTCGGTGAGGGCGATCTCGTTCTCCCGGCGCGATCTCGGCGACGGCGATACCACGATCAGCCCGGCCGCCACTCCGTTGTCGATCTGGCGACTGACTGTCGACTTCGTCAACCCGAGCCGGTCCGCGATCATCTGCTGA